In Bartonella bovis 91-4, the following proteins share a genomic window:
- the gmk gene encoding guanylate kinase translates to MTLLDSKLSAQTTNKRRGFLFILSSPSGAGKSTLSRLMLKDEQLELSISVTTRQRRPSEVDGIHYHFISKEEFEHMRDKDEFIEWAEVHGNYYGTLRKNVENALINGQDMLFDIDYQGTEQLQKKMPGDTVSVFILPPSMKELVSRLHRRAEDNQNIIDLRLNNARTEIQQWRSYDYVVINEDLNQSLLLIKSIYLGETVKRERCSFVESFVNTLITEKID, encoded by the coding sequence ATGACATTGCTAGATAGTAAATTAAGCGCTCAAACAACAAATAAACGTCGTGGTTTTCTATTTATTCTCTCTTCGCCTTCAGGCGCTGGTAAATCAACTCTTTCTCGGTTAATGCTGAAAGATGAACAACTAGAACTATCTATAAGTGTAACAACACGACAAAGACGTCCCAGTGAAGTAGATGGTATCCATTATCACTTTATTTCAAAGGAAGAATTTGAACATATGCGTGATAAAGATGAGTTTATAGAGTGGGCTGAAGTTCATGGAAATTATTATGGAACTTTACGTAAAAACGTTGAAAATGCACTGATAAATGGTCAAGATATGTTATTTGATATTGATTATCAAGGGACCGAACAACTTCAAAAAAAAATGCCAGGGGATACTGTATCGGTTTTTATCCTTCCCCCATCAATGAAAGAGCTAGTCTCCCGTTTACATCGTCGAGCAGAAGATAATCAGAATATCATTGATCTGCGGTTAAATAATGCACGAACAGAGATACAACAATGGCGTTCTTACGATTATGTTGTAATTAACGAAGATTTAAATCAGTCCTTATTGCTTATTAAATCAATTTATCTAGGAGAAACAGTGAAACGTGAGCGTTGCAGCTTTGTTGAATCTTTTGTTAATACACTTATTACTGAAAAGATTGATTGA
- the rsmA gene encoding 16S rRNA (adenine(1518)-N(6)/adenine(1519)-N(6))-dimethyltransferase RsmA, with protein sequence MPIDNLPPLREVINTYGLQANKSLGQNFLFDLNLTSKIAQQAGNIAGKPVIEVGPGPGGLTRALLAKGAIVTAIERDERCLQALLDIEKHYPQKLKIICNDALKQNFSEIFETCSEKPHIIANLPYNIGTQLLLNWILTEPWPPFYKSMTLMFQREVAKRITATPQSPHYGRLSVLIGWRTIAKIAFDVPAQAFTPVPKVTSSVVHIIPRPQPLPCSTQKLSFVTKAAFGQKRKMLRQSLKTIGGEMLLEKSGIDGTRRAETLSISEFVSLANLVI encoded by the coding sequence ATGCCAATAGATAACCTCCCTCCTCTGCGCGAAGTGATTAATACATACGGATTGCAAGCTAATAAATCTCTTGGTCAAAATTTCCTTTTTGATCTTAATTTAACATCTAAAATAGCCCAACAAGCAGGAAATATAGCAGGAAAACCTGTTATTGAGGTTGGCCCAGGCCCCGGAGGTTTAACACGTGCCTTGCTCGCAAAAGGTGCCATTGTAACAGCAATAGAACGTGATGAACGCTGTCTACAGGCGCTATTAGATATAGAAAAGCACTATCCGCAAAAATTAAAGATTATTTGTAATGATGCACTAAAGCAAAATTTTTCAGAGATTTTTGAAACATGTTCAGAAAAGCCACATATCATTGCAAATCTTCCATATAATATTGGAACACAGCTCTTATTAAACTGGATTTTAACTGAACCATGGCCTCCTTTTTATAAATCCATGACTCTGATGTTTCAACGTGAAGTAGCCAAACGTATTACCGCCACTCCTCAATCTCCCCACTATGGCCGTCTTAGTGTATTAATTGGTTGGCGTACCATTGCAAAAATTGCTTTTGACGTTCCTGCACAAGCTTTCACGCCAGTACCTAAAGTTACTTCTTCCGTTGTCCACATTATTCCACGCCCACAACCTCTCCCCTGCTCAACACAAAAATTAAGCTTTGTAACAAAAGCTGCCTTTGGACAAAAACGAAAAATGCTTCGTCAAAGTCTTAAAACTATTGGAGGCGAAATGCTTTTAGAAAAATCCGGAATTGATGGAACACGTCGAGCTGAAACACTCTCTATTTCTGAATTTGTGTCTTTAGCAAATTTAGTTATTTAA
- the pdxA gene encoding 4-hydroxythreonine-4-phosphate dehydrogenase PdxA, with the protein MVPLVVSSGDPAGIGPEIVLKAWSMRNVRHIPPFVLLADPEVMRSRAHFLQLNVDIESVFVDNLVKNFQTALPIMPLKNRQNHQLGMPSSNNIFGIIEAITRGVQLIQDGHACALVTCPIAKKSLYDAGFKFPGHTEFLAYLSYKASNKHHHPVMMLSGPQLKTVPITVHIPLNEIPSRLNCNLITQTALIVENDLRKRFSITAPRLAIAGLNPHAGEDGTMGKEDIEIISPAIEYLKKKGLNIIGPLPSDTMFHQRARQMYDVALCMYHDQALIPVKTLDFDTTVNITLGLPFIRTSPDHGTAFDIANKGIASPESFIAALTLANQLAKNSFTTCQ; encoded by the coding sequence ATGGTTCCGCTAGTCGTTAGTAGTGGTGATCCAGCTGGTATTGGCCCTGAAATAGTTTTAAAAGCGTGGAGTATGCGTAATGTACGACATATTCCACCTTTTGTTCTTTTGGCTGATCCTGAAGTTATGCGCTCACGTGCTCATTTTTTGCAACTTAATGTTGATATAGAATCTGTTTTTGTAGATAATCTTGTAAAAAACTTCCAAACGGCTCTCCCTATAATGCCATTAAAAAATAGGCAAAATCATCAACTAGGAATGCCTTCATCAAACAATATCTTTGGAATAATTGAAGCTATTACACGCGGTGTTCAATTGATTCAAGATGGTCATGCGTGCGCACTAGTCACGTGCCCTATTGCAAAAAAAAGCCTTTATGACGCTGGATTTAAATTTCCAGGTCATACTGAATTTCTTGCTTATCTTTCTTATAAAGCTTCAAATAAACATCATCACCCAGTTATGATGTTATCTGGGCCACAATTAAAAACAGTGCCTATTACTGTTCATATTCCACTCAATGAAATTCCCTCACGTCTCAATTGTAATTTAATCACTCAAACTGCATTAATTGTTGAAAATGATTTAAGAAAGCGATTTTCTATCACCGCGCCCCGTTTAGCTATAGCCGGTCTTAACCCTCATGCTGGAGAAGATGGTACAATGGGAAAAGAAGATATTGAAATTATCTCTCCTGCAATTGAATACCTTAAGAAAAAAGGACTTAATATCATAGGTCCTTTGCCTTCCGATACAATGTTTCATCAACGTGCAAGACAAATGTATGATGTTGCTCTTTGTATGTATCACGATCAAGCTCTTATTCCTGTTAAAACTTTAGATTTTGATACCACCGTTAATATTACCTTAGGATTGCCTTTTATTCGAACATCTCCAGATCACGGAACTGCTTTTGATATTGCCAACAAAGGAATAGCCTCTCCTGAAAGTTTTATTGCTGCTCTTACACTTGCAAATCAACTTGCTAAAAATAGTTTTACAACATGCCAATAG
- a CDS encoding peptidylprolyl isomerase: MNRLKNNSFVLFCTSILAFCIAALSISNHTKALFISSVFAQTTIAITVNGNAITNYDIQRRIAFLKLQQKQGDLSAQAKNELIDEMLKDIEIKRLNIEVSNNEVNSAFENFAEQNNMTVDQLREMLDQTEVTEEHFKAYIRGQMGWGRLVNARYQSEDGHLTEQEAAHRILKNGGIKPSTNEYTLQQIIFVIPAHRRAELLTKRMEEINNFRARFQGCNNTKKQVRGILDVTVRNLGKFLEPQLPTDWEQTIRATPAGKMTQPHETANGIEALAVCQIKKVSDDRVAQLMFSIQDSQKRTPQKLEALSEKYLKELRQRAYIQNHHGSASR; the protein is encoded by the coding sequence ATGAACAGATTAAAAAATAATTCTTTTGTTTTATTTTGTACCTCTATTTTAGCATTTTGTATCGCTGCTTTGAGTATAAGTAACCATACAAAAGCACTTTTTATATCATCAGTATTCGCGCAAACAACAATTGCTATCACAGTTAATGGTAATGCTATTACAAACTACGATATTCAAAGGCGCATAGCTTTTCTCAAATTACAACAAAAACAAGGTGATCTTTCTGCACAAGCCAAAAATGAACTTATTGATGAAATGCTTAAGGATATTGAAATAAAGCGTCTTAATATTGAAGTTAGCAATAATGAAGTTAATAGTGCTTTTGAAAATTTTGCAGAACAAAATAATATGACCGTTGACCAGCTTCGCGAAATGTTGGATCAAACCGAGGTTACAGAAGAGCACTTTAAAGCATATATCCGTGGACAAATGGGGTGGGGGCGCCTTGTTAATGCACGTTATCAATCTGAAGATGGGCACCTTACTGAACAAGAAGCCGCACATAGAATATTAAAAAATGGCGGTATAAAACCTTCAACAAATGAATATACATTACAGCAAATTATTTTTGTTATTCCTGCTCATCGTCGTGCAGAACTTCTCACAAAACGTATGGAAGAAATAAATAATTTTCGTGCACGTTTCCAAGGATGTAATAACACCAAAAAGCAAGTGCGAGGCATTTTAGATGTTACTGTTCGTAATTTAGGTAAATTTTTAGAACCCCAACTTCCTACAGATTGGGAACAAACTATTCGTGCAACACCCGCTGGGAAAATGACTCAGCCGCACGAGACTGCGAATGGTATTGAAGCACTTGCTGTATGCCAAATAAAAAAAGTTTCTGACGATCGTGTTGCCCAACTTATGTTTTCTATTCAAGACAGTCAAAAAAGAACTCCCCAAAAACTTGAAGCTTTAAGTGAGAAATATTTGAAAGAATTGCGACAAAGAGCGTATATTCAAAATCATCATGGTTCCGCTAGTCGTTAG
- a CDS encoding LPS-assembly protein LptD: MKLLTSKRIILTKLSTLAFKSAISFVLGIILSYAAIAQNSNLFSQNHIQSLTSPFLLSADKLTYNYDADTVSAEGNVQIEYDNNKVIAQKVIYNQKTGRVIAQGNVEIVQKDGNKVYSDYIDMTKDLGEGFVNFLRVEAINNTHFAAENAERKGGQVTIFNNAVYTACEPHYYKSDNEVLWQIKAKKIIWNNTTKIIRFEDGHFEIFGVPVVRFPVFELPDPNVKRVSGLLAPHFSYTDHLGIGIKNSYFWNLSPYYDFTLSPTFYTKQGLLIEGEWRQRLKTGNYNIRFAHIYQINPYKFDNDIIDAQKNNRYMVATKGDFRINSRWTYGWDIFAQSDQHFSRTYKLENYSNPVQLSQLYLNGLGAKNYFDTRFYHFTVQDSIPTNTFNKRYSQQAWVLPRIDYFFTPDKSIYTGELTFHGNMQSIYRNHADFNYTDWQDHPLHTSRPSDIPENSFRLTGEIEWKKRFYTQNGLIITPILALRTDTITTNTHENHTAYFTHDSSKKFNIASPAIRSMATAGLELRYPLLVTSGISTHILEPTAQLFIRNNEQYAGLLPNEDAQSFIFDATTLFQRDKFSGYDRVEGGTRANIGLRYSGSFNNDWSLYGLIGQSFHLAGKNSFAEKNFANVSANSGLETSHSDYVAMLNANHDSGFSLESRGRFDKKTGQVRRGEVEASQKWANFRASLQYAYIHNQPNYEYTQDRQEISFQTGIKFSKYWSIYNNVSYDLVSSTFVKRGINLNYKDECFEIKIGYQQITNPGRNAPLQNFNFSLSLRTITDIEQKIKSDL, encoded by the coding sequence GTGAAATTACTAACAAGTAAGAGGATAATTTTGACAAAACTGAGCACATTGGCTTTTAAAAGTGCTATTAGTTTTGTTTTAGGAATAATCTTATCTTATGCTGCAATAGCGCAAAATTCTAATCTTTTTTCTCAAAATCACATTCAATCCTTAACATCCCCCTTTTTACTCTCTGCCGACAAACTCACTTACAACTATGATGCAGATACTGTCTCCGCTGAAGGAAATGTTCAAATTGAATATGATAACAATAAAGTTATTGCCCAAAAAGTCATTTACAATCAAAAAACAGGACGTGTTATAGCGCAAGGAAATGTTGAAATTGTTCAAAAGGATGGTAATAAAGTCTATTCTGATTATATTGATATGACCAAAGATCTTGGTGAAGGATTTGTAAACTTTTTACGCGTTGAAGCTATTAACAACACACATTTTGCAGCTGAAAATGCTGAACGCAAGGGCGGTCAAGTTACAATCTTTAATAATGCTGTCTATACAGCGTGTGAACCTCATTATTACAAATCAGATAACGAAGTCCTTTGGCAAATTAAAGCAAAAAAGATCATATGGAATAACACCACTAAAATAATTCGATTTGAAGACGGTCATTTTGAAATTTTTGGTGTACCAGTTGTCCGATTTCCTGTTTTTGAACTCCCTGATCCAAATGTAAAACGCGTCAGCGGTTTACTTGCTCCTCATTTTTCCTACACTGATCATCTTGGTATTGGCATCAAGAATTCTTATTTCTGGAACCTCTCTCCTTATTATGATTTTACACTTTCCCCCACTTTCTACACAAAACAAGGGCTTTTAATTGAAGGAGAATGGCGTCAGCGTTTAAAAACAGGCAATTATAACATCCGTTTTGCTCATATATATCAAATCAATCCTTATAAATTCGATAACGATATAATTGATGCACAAAAAAACAACCGTTATATGGTGGCAACAAAAGGTGATTTCCGTATTAATTCACGTTGGACTTATGGTTGGGATATTTTTGCCCAGTCAGATCAGCATTTTAGCCGTACATATAAACTTGAAAACTATAGTAATCCTGTACAACTTTCTCAGCTTTACTTGAACGGCCTTGGAGCAAAAAATTATTTTGACACGCGTTTTTACCATTTCACAGTTCAAGATTCGATACCTACAAATACCTTTAACAAACGTTATTCTCAACAAGCATGGGTTCTACCTCGCATTGATTATTTTTTCACACCAGATAAATCAATCTACACTGGAGAACTCACTTTTCATGGTAATATGCAATCAATTTATCGTAATCATGCTGACTTCAACTATACTGATTGGCAAGACCATCCCCTCCATACCTCTCGGCCTTCTGATATACCTGAAAATAGTTTTAGGTTAACAGGTGAAATAGAATGGAAAAAACGTTTTTACACACAAAACGGGTTAATAATCACCCCTATTCTCGCATTACGTACTGATACAATAACAACAAATACTCACGAAAATCATACTGCCTATTTTACACATGACTCGTCGAAAAAATTTAACATTGCCTCACCAGCTATCCGCAGCATGGCAACGGCAGGTTTAGAATTACGTTATCCCCTCCTTGTAACTTCTGGAATCTCTACACATATCTTAGAACCAACAGCACAACTCTTTATACGCAATAATGAACAATATGCCGGATTATTACCAAATGAAGATGCGCAAAGCTTTATATTTGATGCAACCACTTTATTTCAACGCGATAAATTCTCTGGCTATGACCGTGTCGAAGGCGGAACAAGAGCAAATATAGGCTTAAGATATTCTGGAAGTTTCAACAATGATTGGTCTCTTTATGGTCTTATTGGACAATCTTTTCATCTTGCAGGAAAAAATTCTTTTGCAGAAAAAAACTTTGCCAATGTAAGTGCTAATTCTGGTCTTGAAACATCACACTCAGACTATGTTGCTATGCTTAATGCAAACCATGATAGTGGTTTTTCTTTAGAATCTCGTGGACGTTTTGATAAAAAGACAGGTCAAGTCCGCCGTGGTGAAGTAGAAGCATCTCAAAAATGGGCAAATTTTAGAGCATCCTTACAATATGCGTATATACACAACCAACCCAATTATGAATATACACAGGATCGTCAAGAAATTTCTTTTCAAACTGGTATTAAATTTTCTAAGTATTGGTCTATATATAATAATGTTAGTTATGACTTAGTATCTAGTACATTTGTAAAACGAGGAATAAATCTAAATTATAAAGATGAATGTTTTGAGATAAAAATCGGCTATCAACAGATAACTAATCCAGGAAGAAATGCACCTTTGCAGAATTTTAATTTCTCTCTTTCATTGCGTACAATTACAGATATTGAGCAAAAGATAAAATCAGATTTATAA
- the lptG gene encoding LPS export ABC transporter permease LptG, producing the protein MIGWTLGRYFFVRYIKITCYFILSIFILALLIDFTENSGRLASLPHYTVKGALLISALRIPFIMQQLFPFIALFSAMTMLISLNKKFELVVARSIGVSAWQFLIPACFGAFLFGLFSILFINPLAAWGSSQAEKIIAEWRSNNVQTSINKNRIPWLTQHTNLGITTIGARSITQQGLSLIDATFVQYNDNATIKNWIHAKQATLKNGAWLLTNGTIYKTGHVPEKFTEFRIKTNLKPEFLTEYLADPATIPFYKLPRKISAARSFGYSANKFNMYLQSLIALPALLVAMTFIAATVSLKFTRLGQSKILILGGVIAGFMLYVISVLVQAFGNAGYIPPVIAAWTPVVIALFFGVSFLLHKEDG; encoded by the coding sequence ATGATTGGATGGACGCTTGGACGATATTTTTTTGTACGTTATATCAAAATAACTTGTTATTTTATATTGAGTATTTTTATTCTCGCCCTTTTAATTGACTTTACGGAAAATTCTGGTCGATTAGCTTCTCTTCCCCATTATACAGTAAAAGGCGCACTTCTCATTTCAGCATTGCGTATTCCTTTCATTATGCAGCAACTCTTTCCTTTCATTGCACTATTTTCTGCAATGACCATGCTAATATCGCTTAACAAAAAATTTGAGCTTGTTGTTGCTCGTTCAATTGGTGTTTCTGCATGGCAGTTCCTCATACCCGCTTGTTTTGGAGCTTTTCTTTTTGGGTTATTCTCGATTCTTTTTATAAATCCACTTGCCGCATGGGGATCTTCTCAAGCAGAAAAAATAATTGCTGAATGGCGTAGTAATAATGTTCAAACATCTATCAACAAGAATCGTATCCCATGGTTAACACAACATACAAATTTAGGGATAACAACTATTGGAGCCAGATCAATCACACAGCAAGGTCTCTCTCTTATTGATGCAACCTTTGTGCAATATAATGATAATGCAACAATCAAGAATTGGATCCACGCAAAACAAGCAACATTAAAAAATGGCGCTTGGTTATTAACAAATGGAACAATCTATAAAACAGGGCATGTTCCTGAAAAATTTACTGAATTTCGGATAAAAACAAATCTAAAGCCTGAGTTTTTAACTGAATATTTAGCCGATCCTGCAACTATTCCATTTTACAAACTACCAAGAAAAATCTCAGCTGCACGATCATTCGGTTATTCTGCAAACAAGTTCAATATGTATTTGCAATCATTGATTGCATTACCAGCATTACTTGTAGCAATGACCTTTATCGCAGCAACAGTATCGCTAAAATTCACACGTCTTGGACAATCTAAAATATTAATTCTTGGTGGTGTAATCGCTGGATTCATGCTTTATGTTATTTCCGTACTCGTTCAAGCTTTTGGTAATGCTGGATATATTCCTCCAGTTATTGCTGCCTGGACACCAGTTGTCATTGCGTTGTTTTTTGGAGTTTCCTTTTTACTTCACAAAGAGGATGGTTAG
- the lptF gene encoding LPS export ABC transporter permease LptF, with amino-acid sequence MRIIELYILKRVFILFSAVMVAAIGISLTVQILARIDFLTTSGQTFLTVLYFSSLLVPPVISLIIPFALVIAITTILSTMNQDSELAIISASGFSKNTVLKPILLLAILTACTSFSIANFVAPHARLNMRQMLANTHSDFINLFIREGSFQALTNNLYIEIGERYPDGTIGRLFIADQRDAKIDLLYYATKGTIVSNKNGNFLVLNDGEIERLNYQNDSVSIIKFNSYTFSLSEFIPNNGGPTIYPKDRPLSYLLHPDPYDPYYQRNPLQYKAELHRRLTEWLYPIVFALIAVAATGDARSHRQVRTSAVIFTITFSLLIYWIEYFFAEKTKNDLTYIPLLYIIPIGVSTLIFFMLLTNHKTSMPAKLNDTIQALFQKMTNKSGYRKSHHSSDKTS; translated from the coding sequence ATGCGTATTATTGAGTTATACATCCTAAAGCGTGTTTTTATTTTATTTAGTGCTGTGATGGTTGCAGCAATCGGTATTAGCTTGACAGTGCAAATCCTTGCACGAATTGATTTTCTTACAACAAGTGGACAAACATTCCTAACAGTTTTATATTTTTCATCGTTATTGGTTCCTCCTGTTATTTCCCTTATTATCCCATTTGCATTAGTGATTGCGATTACAACTATCCTTTCAACAATGAATCAAGATTCAGAGTTAGCTATTATCAGTGCCTCTGGTTTTTCCAAAAACACTGTTTTAAAACCAATTCTTCTTTTAGCTATTCTTACTGCATGCACGTCCTTTTCAATCGCTAATTTTGTTGCTCCTCACGCGCGCCTTAATATGCGACAAATGCTGGCAAATACTCACTCGGACTTCATTAATCTTTTTATTCGTGAAGGCAGCTTTCAAGCACTAACAAACAATCTTTATATAGAAATTGGCGAACGGTACCCAGATGGAACCATTGGACGTCTTTTTATTGCTGATCAGCGTGACGCTAAAATTGATCTTCTCTATTACGCAACCAAAGGTACAATTGTTAGTAATAAAAATGGAAATTTTTTAGTCCTCAATGACGGTGAAATTGAAAGACTTAATTATCAAAATGATAGTGTTTCAATTATTAAATTTAACTCCTATACTTTTAGTTTAAGTGAATTCATCCCCAATAATGGAGGACCAACTATTTATCCTAAAGACAGACCTCTTTCTTATTTATTACATCCTGACCCATATGACCCCTACTATCAGCGTAACCCGCTTCAATATAAAGCCGAGCTTCACCGTCGACTTACAGAGTGGCTTTACCCAATTGTTTTTGCGTTAATTGCAGTGGCTGCAACAGGAGATGCGCGTTCACATCGACAAGTACGCACATCGGCAGTTATTTTTACTATTACTTTTTCCTTGCTGATTTATTGGATAGAATATTTTTTTGCTGAAAAAACAAAGAATGATCTCACTTACATCCCTCTGCTCTATATTATACCAATAGGAGTAAGCACATTAATCTTTTTTATGCTACTGACAAACCATAAAACTAGTATGCCTGCAAAACTTAATGATACTATTCAAGCACTTTTTCAAAAAATGACGAACAAATCTGGATATCGAAAATCTCATCATTCTTCGGACAAAACATCATGA
- a CDS encoding DNA polymerase III subunit chi yields the protein MDILFYHLTQSTLEDILPMLVERALARFDRVTIQCISEEQRDAIDARLWVYAEGAFIGHGTECDKYPNFQPVFLTTGHENPNDSKIRFLIEGAVCPDINIYQRLVVIFDGRNDEQLNLARAQWKEYVTENHNLTYWKQTENRCWEKQI from the coding sequence GTGGATATTCTATTCTATCATTTAACACAGTCAACACTAGAAGATATTTTGCCAATGTTGGTAGAACGTGCTCTTGCACGTTTTGATAGAGTAACAATACAATGTATAAGTGAAGAACAGCGTGATGCCATAGATGCTCGTTTATGGGTTTACGCTGAGGGAGCATTTATTGGGCATGGAACTGAGTGTGATAAATATCCAAATTTTCAGCCTGTATTTCTCACTACGGGACATGAGAATCCCAATGATTCCAAAATACGCTTTCTTATAGAGGGAGCAGTTTGTCCGGATATTAATATTTATCAAAGGCTTGTAGTGATATTTGATGGTCGTAACGACGAGCAATTAAATCTCGCTCGTGCACAGTGGAAGGAATATGTCACAGAAAACCATAATTTAACTTATTGGAAGCAGACTGAAAATCGCTGTTGGGAGAAACAAATTTGA
- a CDS encoding MFS transporter, with translation MSISVERQRVNQTNSPIRILLASLVGTTIEYFDFYIFATAAAFVFPYLFFPQQNSQLAILQSFLIFGVAFFARPLGSIIFGHFGDKIGRKATLVAALLTMGISTVIIGILPTYETIGWWAPFLLTMCRFGQGIGLGGEWGGAVLLATENAPPEKRGWYAMFPQLGSPVGLLLSIVVYFGLWNVLDSNQLFTWGWRIPFIASAFLIILGLWVRTSIGETLEFKKALDHEERVKVPIINVFFKHPRIVLLGTFASMTAFVLFYLVTAYLLSYSKNHLQLPFNQTLQIEMIGAIVFGLSIAFTGKFADRINRRTLMIWVTISTGIYSFAIPYFLHSGIVGVLAMSIIGLMLLGITYSPLGTVLASPFPTAIRYTGVSLTFNLAGIVGGSFAPYIAESLVRYFDVTYVGYYLFFSAFISLICFICFTDKEISY, from the coding sequence ATGTCTATAAGCGTAGAAAGACAGCGCGTAAATCAAACAAATTCACCTATTCGAATTCTGTTGGCAAGCCTTGTTGGTACAACAATTGAATATTTTGACTTTTATATTTTTGCAACTGCTGCAGCTTTTGTATTTCCTTACTTGTTTTTTCCACAGCAAAACAGTCAACTTGCTATTCTACAATCTTTCCTTATTTTTGGTGTCGCTTTTTTTGCCCGTCCTCTAGGATCTATTATTTTTGGACACTTTGGTGATAAAATCGGACGGAAAGCAACACTCGTCGCTGCTCTTCTCACAATGGGTATTTCAACAGTTATCATTGGTATTCTCCCCACTTATGAAACAATCGGTTGGTGGGCACCTTTTCTTTTAACTATGTGTCGTTTTGGTCAAGGAATTGGATTAGGAGGAGAATGGGGTGGAGCTGTTTTACTTGCAACAGAAAATGCTCCGCCAGAAAAACGTGGTTGGTATGCAATGTTTCCGCAATTAGGGTCTCCAGTTGGTTTACTTTTATCTATTGTAGTTTATTTTGGGTTGTGGAACGTGCTTGATTCTAACCAACTTTTCACGTGGGGATGGCGTATTCCATTTATTGCTTCAGCTTTTCTCATCATCTTAGGATTATGGGTACGTACTTCAATTGGTGAAACACTTGAGTTTAAAAAAGCGCTTGATCATGAAGAGCGCGTCAAAGTACCTATCATCAATGTATTCTTCAAACATCCACGGATTGTGCTTCTTGGTACATTTGCCAGCATGACAGCATTTGTCTTGTTTTATTTGGTCACTGCTTATTTATTAAGTTATTCAAAAAATCATTTACAATTGCCATTTAATCAAACGCTGCAAATAGAAATGATTGGAGCTATTGTTTTTGGCCTTTCTATTGCCTTCACAGGAAAATTTGCTGATCGTATTAACCGCAGAACTTTGATGATTTGGGTAACAATAAGTACTGGTATTTATTCTTTTGCAATCCCTTACTTCTTGCATTCTGGAATCGTGGGCGTCCTTGCAATGTCTATCATTGGCTTAATGCTTCTAGGAATTACATATAGTCCGTTGGGTACCGTTCTTGCTTCACCATTCCCAACAGCCATTCGGTACACTGGTGTATCTTTAACATTCAACTTAGCTGGTATTGTTGGTGGATCTTTTGCACCTTATATTGCAGAATCTTTGGTGCGGTATTTTGATGTAACTTACGTTGGCTATTATCTCTTCTTTTCTGCTTTTATTTCACTTATTTGCTTTATTTGCTTTACAGATAAAGAGATATCTTACTAA